In Peromyscus eremicus chromosome 15, PerEre_H2_v1, whole genome shotgun sequence, a genomic segment contains:
- the Dstyk gene encoding dual serine/threonine and tyrosine protein kinase, producing the protein MEADGLPWAGESVSGPGPGGGGMIRELCRGFGRYRRYLGRLRQNLRETQKFFRDIKCSHSHGCPSSPAGGGAAELGPAGDVAEAPLPAGQLSCISFPPTEEKYLQQIVDCLPCILILGQDCNAKCQLLNLLLGVQVLPTIKLDSDESCKLRRLRFTYGTQTRVSLALPGQYELVHTLAAHQNNWETIPEEDLEVQDDSEDAAHVLAELEVTMNHALLQEVDIVVAPCHSHRPAVDVLGDLANDFLPVITYALHKDELSERDEQELQEIRKYFSFPVFFFKAPKLEIMDSSSGRAECDRSPLYQQLVELGYLSGSHRNCGGSDQDSKAQSMLVEQSEKLRQLSTFSHQLLQNRLVDAAKALNMVHCHCLDIFINQAFDMQRDLQITPKRLEYTRKKENELYESLMNIANRKQEEMKDMIVETLNTMKEELLDDAANMEFKDVIVPENGETVGTREIKCCIRQIQELIISRLNQAVANKLISSVDYLRESFVGTLERCLQSLEKSQDVSVHITSNYLKQILNAAYHVEVTFHSGSSVTRMLWEQIKQIIQRITWVSPPTITLEWKRKVAQEAIESLSASKLAKSICSQFRTRLNSSHEAFAASLRQLEAGHSGRLEKTEDLWLKVRKDHAPRLARLSLESRSLQDVLLHRKPKLGQELGRGQYGVVYLCDNWGGHFPCALKSVVPPDEKHWNDLALEFHYMRSLPKHERLVDLHGSVIDYSYGGGSSIAVLLIMERLHRDLYTGLKAGLTLETRLQIALDVVEGIRFLHSQGLVHRDIKLKNVLLDKQNRAKITDLGFCKPEAMMSGSIVGTPIHMAPELFTGKYDNSVDVYAFGILFWYICSGSIKLPEAFERCASKDHLWNNVRRGTRPERLPVFDEECWQLMEACWDGDPSKRPLLGIVQPMLRGIMGRLCKCDSEQPNRGLDDST; encoded by the exons GCCAGCTGAGCTGCATTTCCTTCCCACCTACGGAAGAGAAGTATCTCCAGCAGATTGTGGACTGCCTTCCCTGTATATTGATCCTCGGCCAGGACTGTAATGCCAAGTGCCAGCTGTTGAACCTGCTGTTGGGGGTGCAGGTGCTCCCCACCATCAAGCTGGACAGTGACGAGAGCTGTAAGCTTCGGCGCCTCCGCTTCACCTACGGGACTCAGACTCGGGTCAGCCTGGCACTCCCTGGTCAGTATGAACTAGTACACACACTGGCTGCACACCAGAACAACTGGGAGACCATCCCTGAGGAGGACTTGGAGGTTCAGGACGACAGCGAGGATGCTGCTCATGTTTTAGCTGAACTGGAGGTGACCATGAACCATGCTCTCCTACAG GAAGTGGATATTGTGGTGGCACCATGCCACAGCCACCGGCCTGCCGTAGATGTTCTGGGTGACTTGGCCAATGATTTCTTGCCTGTGATAACCTATGCACTTCACAAAGATGAACTGTCTGAGAGGGATGAGCAAGAGCTTCAGGAAATCAGAAAGTATTTCTCCTTTCCCGTGTTCTTTTTCAAAGCACCCAAGCTAGAGATAATGGACTCCTCCAGTGGGAGAGCAGAGTGTGACAGATCACCACTGTATCAACAGCTAGTGGAGCTGGGCTATCTGAGCGGCAGCCACAGGAACTGTGGAGGCTCCGACCAGGACAGTAAAGCTCAGAGCATGTTGGTGGAGCAAAGTGAGAAGCTGCGACAGTTGAGTACATTTTCTCACCAGCTGCTACAGAACCGCCTAGTGGATGCAGCCAAGGCTCTGAACATGGTGCACTGCCACTGCCTTGACATCTTTATTAACCAGGCTTTTGACATGCAGCGGGACCTGCAGATCACTCCCAAACGTCTAGAATATACTAGAAAAAAGGAGAATGAATTGTATGAATCATTGATGAATATTGCCAACCGAAAGCAGGAGGAAATGAAGGACATGATTGTTGAGACACTTAACACCATGAAAGAGGAACTTCTGGATGACGCTGCCAACATGGAGTTTAAAG ATGTCATTGTCCCTGAGAATGGAGAAACAGTAGGCACCAGAGAGATCAAATGCTGCATCCGACAGATCCAAGAGCTCATCATCTCCAGGCTTAACCAGGCGGTGGCCAACAAGCTGATCAGCTCAGTGGATTACCTACGGGAAAGCTTTGTTGGGACCCTGGAACGGTGTCTGCAGAGCCTTGAAAAATCACAGGATGTCTCAGTTCATATTACCAGCAATTATCTCAAACAG ATCTTAAATGCCGCTTATCATGTTGAAGTCACATTTCACTCTGGGTCCTCAGTTACGAGGATGCTTTGGGAACAAATTAAGCAG ATCATCCAGCGCATCACATGGGTGAGCCCACCCACCATCACTCTAGAGTGGAAGAGGAAGGTGGCCCAGGAAGCCATCGAGAGCCTCAGCGCCTCCAAGTTGGCCAAGAGCATTTGCAGCCAGTTCCGCACTCGGCTCAATAGTTCTCATGAGGCTTTTGCAGCATCCTTGAGGCAG CTAGAAGCTGGCCACTCTGGCCGTTTGGAGAAAACTGAAGACCTGTGGCTAAAGGTTCGAAAAGACCATGCCCCCCGTCTGGCCCGCCTTTCACTGGAAAGCCGGTCTTTACAGGATGTCTTGCTTCACC GTAAACCTAAATTAGGCCAGGAACTAGGCCGGGGCCAATATGGTGTGGTGTACCTGTGTGACAACTGGGGGGGACACTTCCCTTGCGCCCTCAAGTCAGTTGTCCCTCCAGATGAGAAGCACTGGAATGACCTGGCGCTGGAGTTTCACTACATGAG GTCTTTGCCAAAGCATGAGCGGCTGGTGGATCTGCATGGTTCGGTCATTGACTACAGCTACGGTGGAGGCTCCAGCATCGCGGTGCTGCTCATTATGGAGCGGCTGCACCGGGACCTCTACACGGGGCTCAAG GCTGGACTGACCCTGGAGACACGTCTGCAGATAGCTCTGGATGTGGTGGAGGGAATCCGCTTTCTGCATAGCCAGGGGCTTGTCCATCGGGATATCAAACTGAAAAACGTGCTG CTGGACAAACAAAACCGTGCCAAGATCACTGACTTAGGATTCTGCAAGCCAGAAGCGATGATGTCAGGCAGCATTGTTGGGACACCCATCCATATGGCCCCTGAACTTTTCACAG GAAAGTATGACAATTCCGTGGATGTCTATGCTTTCGGGATCCTCTTCTGGTATATCTGCTCAGGCTCTATCAAGCTCCCCGAGGCATTCGAGAGGTGTGCTAGCAAAGATCATCTCTGGAACAACGTGCGCAGAG GGACCCGGCCAGAGCGTCTTCCTGTGTTTGATGAGGAGTGCTGGCAGCTGATGGAAGCATGTTGGGATGGTGACCCCTCCAAGAGGCCTCTCCTGGGCATCGTCCAGCCTATGCTCCGAGGCATTATGGGCCGGCTTTGCAAGTGCGACTCTGAGCAACCCAACAGAGGACTAGATGATTCTACTTGA